The window CCGAACACCTCACGGTGGAACGCCGGCACGAGCGGTGCGCCTTGGCCGCCGGCCGCCACGTCACGCGTGCGAAAGTCGGCGACGACGTCGATGCCGGTCAGTTCGGCCAGCAAGGCCGGGTTGTTCAGCTGCAGCGTGTAGCCGCCGGCAATGCCCTGCGCGGGCTGGGCGTCGAATTCCTGCGGGCGATGACGCACCGTCTGGCCATGCGCGCCGATGGCCGTGATTTGCGCCGCCGGCAGGTTGGCCGTGCGCAGCAGGCCGCCGACCACCGCGGCATACACGCGGACCAGCGCATTGGCGGCCAGCGCGGCGCGGTGCAATTCATTGTCGCCGGCGGTGTTCAGCGCCAGCAGTTCCGCGCGAAGCTCGCGCGGAAACGGGGCCGCGGCATGGCAGATCACGCGCGGGCGGCTGCCGTTGAAGTCGGCCAGCACGCCGTCGACCCCGTCGAGCGACGTGCCCGACATCAGCCCGATATACAACTCAGGCGCGGGCATCACGGTCCTGCGCCTTACTGGGCGCTGGCTTGCTGGATGGTGGCCGCAGCCGTGAGCTGCTGGCGCATCACGGAGGCCAACTGGTTGAACGCCGGCCGCGCGGCGGTCGAGACCGGCCGGCTGTCGTTCTGCTTGGCGAGGGTGGCCGGGTCGTGGTGCACGCCGTTCACGCGGAACTCGAAGTGCAGGTGCGGACCGGTGGCCCAGCCGGTCATGCCGACATTGCCGATGTGGTCGCCCTGTGCCACCACCTGGCCCTTGCGCACGTCGATGCGGCTCAGGTGGGCGTACACCGTGGTGTTCTCGTTGCGGTGTTTCACCATGATGACGTTGCCGAAGCCGTTCTGCACGCCGGCGAATTCGACCACGCCGTCGCCGACCGCGCGCACCGAGGTGCCCATCGGCGCCGCATAGTCGACGCCGAGGTGGGCGCGCCACTGTTGCAGGATCGGATGCATGCGCATCGTGAAGCCGCTGGTCACGCGCGAGAACTCCACCGGCGAGGTGAGGAAGGCGCGGTGCAGGCTCTGGCCGTCGAGGGTGTAGTAGCTGCCCTTCTGGCCCGGCTCGGCGAACCACATGGCCTGGTAGGTCTTGCCGTCGTTCACGAATTCGGCGCTGAGCACGCGGCCCGTGCGCAGGGTTTCGCCGTCGGCTTCCATGGTCTCGTAGACCACGGAGAACCGGTCGCCCTTGCGCAGCGCGCGGTGGAAGTCGATGTCGCCGGAGAAGATCTCGGCGAGCTGGGAGGCCACGGGGTCGGGGATGTTGGCTTCGTCCGTCGCGGCGAACAGCGACGAGCGGATCGTGCCGCTGGCCAGCTTGCTCGACGCCACCAGCGTGGCGGCTTCAACGCGCGAGGCAAAACCCTGCGGCGTCTTCTCGATCACCAGGCGCTGGAAGTTGCCGTCGTTGTTCGGGCTCCAGCGCGCGCTGAGTTGCAGCAGCGCGTGGTTGTCGCTGGCTTCGGCGGTGACCATGCGGCCGGCGCGGCCCAGGATGACCTGGCTCGTGCGCGGATCGGTGCGCATGAAGGCCACGGCATCGGCATCGTCGATGCCCAGGCGGGTCAGCAGCGATTTGGCGGTGTCGCTCGAGCGCGTCGTCTCGGAGCGGAAGAGGTTGAAGGAGTGGACTTCGAGGGCGTCGGCCTGGGCCTGCAGCGGCAGGGTGGCGACGGGTTCGATGACCTCGTGTACTGGCATGTCGGCGACGTCAGGGCCCAGCGATGCCACGGCGTAGGCGCCGCCGCCACCGCCGAGGAGCAATGCAGCCACCAGGGCGCTGATGCGCTTGGGATGACGCTGCAAAAGGGAGACAAGACGATCGCCGGCGGTATTCAGACCGTTGTTCAAATGGTTTTCCCAGCAATAAACGAGAGAAGAGAGGAGAAGCCGGCTATCCGGGTGATTTCAGCGGGTCGGCGTCTCGTCTGACAGCGGCTCTTAAAATCAGCGCCTAAGGCGAAGCGGCGAGTATAACGACGCACCACTCGTCCGACAACCGAAAAACCATATGAATCAATCAGATAGCGCTCAAACCGGTCTCGTTTCTCCGGTAACCGATCGTGTACAAAACGCGATGGCTGTTTCACTTCGGGGGTGCGACGAACTGATCCCCCAGGAAGACTGGCTGAAGAAGCTGGCCCGCTCGGAGGCCACCGGCGTGCCGCTGCGCATCAAGCTCGGCCTGGACCCGACCGCGCCCGACATCCACATCGGCCATACCGTGGTGCTCAACAAGATGCGCCAGCTGCAGGACCTCGGCCACACGGTGATCTTCCTCATCGGCGACTTCACCAGCATGATCGGCGACCCTTCCGGCCGCAACAGCACCCGCCCGCCGCTCACCGCCGAGCAGATCAAGGTCAACGCCGAGACCTATTACAAGCAGGCCAGCCTGGTGCTCGACCCCAGCAAGACCGAGATTCGTTACAACAGCGAGTGGAGCGACCCGCTGGGTGCGCGCGGCATGATCCAGCTGGCCTCGCGCTACACCGTGGCCCGCATGATGGAGCGCAACGACTTCCACGACCGCTTCCATGGCGGCCAGTCGATCGCGGTGCATGAATTCCTTTACCCGCTGATGCAGGGCTACGACTCGGTGGCGCTCAAGAGCGACCTGGAACTCGGCGGCACCGACCAGAAGTTCAACCTGCTGATGGGTCGCCACCTGCAGGCCGAATACGGCCAGGAGCCGCAGTGCATCCTGACCATGCCGCTGCTCGAAGGCCTGGACGGCGTGGAGAAGATGTCCAAGTCGAAGAACAACTACATCGGCATCAGCGAAGCGCCCAACAGCATGTTCGCCAAGGTGCTGAGCATTTCCGACGTGCTGATGTGGCGCTGGTACACGCTGCTGTCGTTCAAGACCGAAGCCGAGATCGCGGCGCTCAAGGCCGAGGTCGACGCCGGCCGCAACCCGAAGGATGCCAAGGTCGCGCTCGCCAAGGAGATCACCGCGCGTTTCCACTCGGCGGCGGAGGCCGATGCGGCCGAGCAGGACTTCATCAACCGCAGCAAGGGCGGCGTGCCGGACGACATCGCCGAAGTGAGCCTGGCCGGTGCGCCGCTGGGCATCGCCCAATTGCTGAAGCAGGCCGGCCTGGCCGCATCCACCTCCGAAGGCAACCGCCTGATCGACGGCGGCGGCGTGCGTGTCGACTCCAGCGTGGTCAGCGACAAGGGCCTGAAGCTCGAAGCCGGTACCTACGTCGTGCAGGTCGGCAAACGCAAATTCGCCAAGGTCACGCTGGGCTAGTTTTCAGGGCGCGGGCGAGGCGAGCGGCTTGCCCTTTTCCACCACGTACACGCCGAGCAACTTGACCGGTGCGGCGCTGTCGTTGTGCGCGTCGTGCACCACACCCGCGGGCACCACGAAGGACTCGCCGGCCTTGAGGATGCGTGGCGCCTGGCCGTCGACCAGCAGCGTCACCTCGCCGTCCATCACGTAGCTGATCTCGTCGCCCGGATGCGTGTGGCGTCCGGCCTTGGCGCCCGCGGCCACTTCGACGCGCGCCACCACGGCCTCGCGGCCCGGCACCGACACATCGGCCTTGCCGACCATGGTGCGGGTCAGGCCCGAAGCCTGGGCGAAGGCGGGGCTGGTGCCCATGGCCAGCAGGCCGATCGACAAGCTGATCGACAGGCCGGTAAGGGCCATGGCGGTGACGGATTGACGCAATTTCATGGAGTCTCCTCGTTGTGTTTTGGAGGAGCATCCTAGGGCCGGCACACCAGGCGCCGCCCCGGTATCAACCCTCAGCGGCCGGCTTTCTCCAGCATGGCCACCATCTCCGCATAACCCCGGCTGCGGGCGAGCTGCAGCGGCGTGTTGCCGTGGCGGTCGGTCAGCTGCAGATTGGCGCCGGCGTCGATCAGCGCGCGCAGCGTACGCTGATGGCGCGGGCCGCCGTCGCCGAGCACGATGGACTCGATCACCGCCGTCCAGTGCAGGTTGTTCACGTGGTCGAGCGGCGCGCCGGCAGCGATCAACTGCCGCACCACACCGTCGTGGCCCAGGTGCGCCGCGGCGATCAGCGCCGTGCCGTCGTAGCGGCTGGTGGTGAGTTTCGCGCTGGCGCCGGCCGCGAGCAGCGCCGCCAGCGTGGCCTTGTCGTCGGCCACGGCGGCGATGGTCACCGCGTCGTAGCGGTCGTTTTCCAGCAGCGACAGGTCGGCGCCGGCCTGCGCCAGCGCGCGGATCACCGGCACCTGCCTGGCGAAGGTGGCGACGTGCAGCGGCGTGCGGCCCTGTTCGTCGCGTGCGTTCAGGTCCGCCTTCTGCGCGATCAGCTTCTCGGTCTTGGCCAGGTCGCCGCGCTGCGCTGCCGCGTGCAGGCCCTTGTACTGCGCCATCTGCGCGGTGCTCGGCGCCACCTGCGCCGAAGCCGCGCCGGCCAGCAGGCAGGCGGTGAGCATCAAATTTCGTAGCGGCATGTGCATG of the Rhodoferax koreense genome contains:
- a CDS encoding M23 family metallopeptidase; the encoded protein is MNNGLNTAGDRLVSLLQRHPKRISALVAALLLGGGGGAYAVASLGPDVADMPVHEVIEPVATLPLQAQADALEVHSFNLFRSETTRSSDTAKSLLTRLGIDDADAVAFMRTDPRTSQVILGRAGRMVTAEASDNHALLQLSARWSPNNDGNFQRLVIEKTPQGFASRVEAATLVASSKLASGTIRSSLFAATDEANIPDPVASQLAEIFSGDIDFHRALRKGDRFSVVYETMEADGETLRTGRVLSAEFVNDGKTYQAMWFAEPGQKGSYYTLDGQSLHRAFLTSPVEFSRVTSGFTMRMHPILQQWRAHLGVDYAAPMGTSVRAVGDGVVEFAGVQNGFGNVIMVKHRNENTTVYAHLSRIDVRKGQVVAQGDHIGNVGMTGWATGPHLHFEFRVNGVHHDPATLAKQNDSRPVSTAARPAFNQLASVMRQQLTAAATIQQASAQ
- the tyrS gene encoding tyrosine--tRNA ligase — its product is MAVSLRGCDELIPQEDWLKKLARSEATGVPLRIKLGLDPTAPDIHIGHTVVLNKMRQLQDLGHTVIFLIGDFTSMIGDPSGRNSTRPPLTAEQIKVNAETYYKQASLVLDPSKTEIRYNSEWSDPLGARGMIQLASRYTVARMMERNDFHDRFHGGQSIAVHEFLYPLMQGYDSVALKSDLELGGTDQKFNLLMGRHLQAEYGQEPQCILTMPLLEGLDGVEKMSKSKNNYIGISEAPNSMFAKVLSISDVLMWRWYTLLSFKTEAEIAALKAEVDAGRNPKDAKVALAKEITARFHSAAEADAAEQDFINRSKGGVPDDIAEVSLAGAPLGIAQLLKQAGLAASTSEGNRLIDGGGVRVDSSVVSDKGLKLEAGTYVVQVGKRKFAKVTLG
- a CDS encoding cupin domain-containing protein, which produces MGTSPAFAQASGLTRTMVGKADVSVPGREAVVARVEVAAGAKAGRHTHPGDEISYVMDGEVTLLVDGQAPRILKAGESFVVPAGVVHDAHNDSAAPVKLLGVYVVEKGKPLASPAP
- a CDS encoding ankyrin repeat domain-containing protein; this encodes MHMPLRNLMLTACLLAGAASAQVAPSTAQMAQYKGLHAAAQRGDLAKTEKLIAQKADLNARDEQGRTPLHVATFARQVPVIRALAQAGADLSLLENDRYDAVTIAAVADDKATLAALLAAGASAKLTTSRYDGTALIAAAHLGHDGVVRQLIAAGAPLDHVNNLHWTAVIESIVLGDGGPRHQRTLRALIDAGANLQLTDRHGNTPLQLARSRGYAEMVAMLEKAGR